From one Caldithrix abyssi DSM 13497 genomic stretch:
- a CDS encoding carbohydrate ABC transporter permease, translating into MSSTIFSRNNRLVYLYVMPAIIVMSLIVLWPFLYNVVISLSNMNLTHFKDWRIVGLNNYWAVLSDGTFWYFFFKTILWTVLNLIFHVGIGVMLALIINEDIKAKSFFRTLLILPWAVPQYITALTWRGMFNSEYGAINILLGRLFGIELPWLSTEWGAFAACLITNIWLGFPFMMIVALGALQSIPRSLYEAAEIDGASRWQQFKNITVPLIKPVMVPAITLGVIWTFNNFNVVWLVSNGGEPSDKTHILVSWVYKAGFTYFRMGYAAAFSMVIFFILLIFSWRFIMKTKATENVYS; encoded by the coding sequence GTGAGTAGCACCATTTTCAGTCGGAATAATCGCCTGGTTTATCTTTACGTTATGCCGGCAATCATCGTGATGAGTTTGATTGTGTTGTGGCCCTTTTTGTACAACGTGGTCATCTCCTTATCAAACATGAATCTGACGCATTTTAAAGACTGGCGGATTGTTGGGCTTAACAACTACTGGGCGGTGCTGAGCGACGGCACTTTTTGGTACTTCTTTTTCAAAACCATTTTGTGGACGGTTTTAAATCTGATTTTTCATGTGGGCATTGGCGTGATGCTGGCTTTAATCATTAATGAGGATATTAAGGCCAAATCGTTTTTTCGCACCTTGCTTATTCTACCCTGGGCCGTTCCGCAGTACATCACCGCCTTAACGTGGCGCGGCATGTTTAACAGCGAATACGGAGCGATTAACATTTTGTTAGGGCGCTTGTTTGGCATCGAGCTTCCCTGGCTTTCCACGGAATGGGGCGCCTTTGCCGCCTGTTTGATTACCAACATCTGGCTGGGTTTTCCCTTTATGATGATTGTGGCGCTGGGCGCGCTACAAAGCATTCCGCGCAGCCTTTACGAAGCGGCCGAAATTGACGGCGCTTCCCGCTGGCAGCAGTTTAAAAACATTACGGTGCCGTTAATCAAGCCCGTAATGGTGCCGGCCATTACGCTGGGCGTAATATGGACGTTTAATAATTTTAATGTGGTCTGGCTGGTCAGCAACGGCGGCGAGCCTTCGGACAAAACGCATATTCTGGTTTCATGGGTTTACAAAGCCGGTTTTACCTATTTCCGGATGGGCTACGCCGCAGCCTTTTCTATGGTAATCTTTTTTATTTTATTGATTTTTAGCTGGCGCTTTATCATGAAGACCAAGGCAACGGAGAACGTTTATTCTTAA
- a CDS encoding sugar ABC transporter permease: MKKNVRKLSFFEKIAAYAVLIFFSLFSIYPILVVFSISLRPGDRLLSKSLAIIPPDFTFQSYVDLFVNQPFLRWMFNSLVVSISVTIFAVVLAATAGYAFSRFKFKGRDASMIGLITTQMFPVTMLLLPLFIIMIRLGFYDSYWGLIIAYAATALPFTVWQMKGYYDTIPYSLEEAATIDGASQFTTFYKIILPLALPALAITSLFSFMTAWSEYLVAAVLIQDKDFFTLPLGLKMFSSNMEVAWGLYSAGAIVVSIPVVLLFLSLSRWLISGLTLGSVKT; the protein is encoded by the coding sequence ATGAAAAAAAACGTAAGAAAGCTTTCTTTTTTCGAAAAAATCGCAGCCTACGCGGTTTTAATCTTTTTTTCGCTGTTTTCCATTTATCCGATTCTGGTGGTTTTTTCCATCTCGCTACGGCCGGGCGATCGATTATTGAGCAAGTCGCTGGCCATCATACCGCCCGATTTTACATTTCAATCCTATGTGGATTTGTTTGTCAATCAGCCGTTTTTACGCTGGATGTTTAACAGTCTGGTGGTTTCCATCTCGGTAACGATTTTTGCCGTTGTACTGGCCGCCACGGCAGGGTATGCCTTTTCGCGCTTTAAATTTAAGGGACGCGATGCCTCGATGATCGGCTTGATTACAACGCAAATGTTTCCGGTAACCATGCTGCTTTTGCCGCTGTTTATTATCATGATCCGCCTGGGCTTTTATGACAGCTACTGGGGGCTGATCATCGCTTACGCGGCAACAGCCTTACCGTTTACCGTGTGGCAGATGAAGGGCTATTACGACACCATCCCCTACAGTCTGGAAGAAGCGGCAACCATTGACGGAGCCAGCCAGTTTACCACCTTTTACAAGATTATTTTACCGCTGGCCCTGCCCGCTCTGGCCATCACCTCTCTTTTTTCGTTCATGACGGCCTGGTCTGAATATCTGGTGGCGGCGGTATTGATTCAGGACAAAGATTTTTTTACACTTCCGCTGGGTTTAAAGATGTTTTCATCCAATATGGAGGTAGCCTGGGGATTGTATTCCGCTGGCGCCATTGTGGTCAGCATTCCCGTTGTGCTGCTCTTTTTAAGTTTGAGTCGCTGGTTGATTTCGGGCCTGACATTGGGGAGCGTTAAAACATGA
- a CDS encoding PorV/PorQ family protein: MRKIKMIFKTLIMIILISALAQAQGVTKTGTTAGKFLSVGIGPRAIAMGGAFTSSANDATAMYWNPAGIDQIPTNQFVFTQTDWFVDIKVNFVGAVFKAGELGTVGVHMTAMTMGDMEVTTTKNPEGTGDYFSAGMYAFGFSIARHLTQKFTIGANVKYIRETISQSAAHGLALDIGTMFITPFYGVRLAANISNFGTKMRMSGEDLLIQHDPNPNIAGDNANLNAYYETESFELPLRVQIGLARDFYPVDGQRLTLAVEAAHPNDNSEYMNLGGELALFKERVFIRGGFKSLFMKDREEGLTLGVGYRTPRLGRFHLNIDYSFQDFVHLGDVHTFGFILTF, translated from the coding sequence GTGCGCAAAATAAAGATGATTTTTAAGACCCTGATAATGATCATATTGATCAGCGCTCTGGCGCAGGCGCAGGGCGTGACCAAAACCGGGACAACGGCCGGTAAGTTTTTAAGCGTGGGCATCGGGCCGCGGGCCATTGCCATGGGCGGCGCTTTTACTTCCAGCGCCAATGATGCAACGGCCATGTACTGGAATCCCGCCGGCATCGATCAGATTCCCACCAATCAGTTTGTGTTTACGCAAACCGATTGGTTTGTGGACATCAAAGTCAATTTTGTTGGAGCGGTTTTCAAAGCTGGCGAACTGGGAACGGTGGGCGTTCACATGACGGCCATGACCATGGGAGACATGGAGGTGACCACCACTAAAAATCCGGAGGGCACCGGCGACTATTTTTCTGCAGGCATGTACGCTTTTGGTTTTTCTATTGCCCGCCATTTAACGCAGAAGTTTACCATTGGCGCCAATGTCAAATACATCCGCGAAACCATTTCCCAATCCGCGGCGCACGGCTTAGCGCTGGATATTGGAACCATGTTTATCACGCCGTTTTATGGCGTTCGTCTGGCGGCGAATATTAGCAATTTTGGAACCAAGATGCGCATGTCTGGCGAGGACCTGTTGATTCAGCACGACCCCAATCCGAACATTGCCGGCGACAACGCCAACCTGAACGCCTATTACGAAACGGAGAGTTTTGAACTGCCCTTGCGTGTGCAAATTGGCCTGGCGCGCGATTTTTATCCGGTTGACGGACAGCGCCTCACCCTGGCCGTGGAGGCGGCGCATCCCAATGATAATTCGGAGTATATGAATCTGGGCGGCGAGCTGGCCCTGTTTAAAGAACGTGTTTTTATCCGCGGCGGTTTTAAGTCTTTGTTCATGAAAGACCGGGAAGAAGGATTGACCCTGGGCGTTGGTTATCGTACGCCGCGCCTTGGCCGCTTTCACTTAAATATCGACTATTCTTTTCAAGATTTTGTACATCTGGGCGATGTACACACCTTTGGTTTTATTTTAACCTTTTAA
- a CDS encoding extracellular solute-binding protein, with amino-acid sequence MRPLERQLLDSLLHEFSTTYPQYRFVQLFYAPEEARTNFIISSLAGKGPALIHGANDNIGPFVELGVIQPMEDYFSQSELDEFLDDPFPANTYFKGHLYQVADRVGNHLCLVYNKKLVKKPPQTMHELIEMGKKLTVDENGDGRPERYAIAWNYTEPFFFVPFITGYGGWLFDDQYRPTLNTEATKKAAQLIYDLVNKYKIMPKEADYEIANALFKDGLAAMIINGPWSWSTYLKNNIPIGIARIPKIDETGLWPAPLVSPMGYSLNKNLTGEKLQVTVKLLKFLTSDSVQLRFTKLSGSIPSRKTAFKDSLVQNNEIIRAALDQLLVGRPMPVITEMRWIFDAMRPAYQGIFTGQVTPEEAVEQMQKLAEKLIRENRE; translated from the coding sequence ATGAGGCCTCTGGAGCGGCAACTATTGGACTCACTTTTGCACGAGTTTTCCACAACTTACCCACAATACCGCTTTGTGCAGTTGTTTTACGCCCCGGAAGAGGCCCGCACCAATTTTATTATTAGTTCGCTGGCAGGCAAAGGGCCGGCTTTAATCCACGGCGCCAATGACAATATCGGCCCGTTTGTGGAGCTGGGCGTCATTCAGCCCATGGAAGACTATTTCAGTCAAAGCGAACTGGACGAATTTTTAGACGATCCGTTTCCGGCCAATACCTATTTTAAGGGACATCTTTATCAGGTTGCCGATCGGGTTGGCAATCATCTGTGTCTGGTTTACAATAAAAAGCTGGTAAAAAAGCCGCCGCAAACCATGCATGAGTTGATTGAAATGGGTAAAAAGTTAACGGTGGATGAAAACGGCGACGGACGTCCTGAGCGCTATGCCATCGCCTGGAATTACACTGAGCCCTTTTTCTTTGTGCCGTTTATTACCGGCTATGGCGGCTGGCTGTTTGACGATCAGTATCGACCGACTTTAAACACCGAGGCGACAAAGAAGGCGGCGCAGTTAATTTATGACCTGGTGAATAAATACAAGATCATGCCCAAAGAAGCGGATTACGAAATTGCCAACGCCCTTTTTAAAGATGGGCTGGCGGCGATGATTATTAACGGCCCCTGGTCGTGGAGCACCTATTTAAAAAACAACATTCCCATCGGTATTGCCAGAATTCCAAAGATTGATGAAACGGGTTTGTGGCCGGCGCCGCTGGTTTCGCCCATGGGCTATTCATTGAATAAAAATTTAACAGGAGAGAAGCTGCAGGTTACCGTAAAGTTATTAAAATTTTTAACCAGCGATTCGGTACAACTGCGCTTTACAAAATTAAGCGGCTCCATTCCCTCGCGTAAAACGGCCTTTAAAGACAGCCTGGTGCAGAACAATGAAATCATAAGAGCCGCGCTGGACCAATTGTTAGTGGGCAGGCCCATGCCGGTAATTACCGAAATGCGCTGGATCTTTGACGCCATGCGTCCGGCCTACCAGGGCATTTTTACCGGTCAGGTAACCCCGGAAGAAGCGGTGGAGCAAATGCAAAAACTGGCGGAAAAACTAATCAGGGAGAACCGTGAGTAG
- a CDS encoding sodium:solute symporter family transporter gives MALIDYLIVVVYLTSMVFVGLYFSKKASQGINSYFLGERGMPWWALGASGMASNLDISGTMINTAFVFALGLSGFFIEIRGGVTLIMAFLMIFQGKWNRRALVMTLAEWMSFRFGKDRQGDVARLVAAVSVIIVTIAMITYFAIGAGKFVGEFLGIPSFWGLSSEFWAATLMIVLAMIYTVASGLYGVVWTDVFQGVLIFFTIIYICVLAFTQFNLPEVFNVSVPLKDGGFLTLPTTKEAWTSVIPHWKLNLPPESAYSIYNLFGIAILFYLLKVTLEGSGGTSQYMIQRFFASRSDREAGLLSLFWTFLLGFRWPFIAAIAMMGVVFGTQQGVIADPEKVLPVVVNQLVPIGLKGLMVAGLMAAAMSTFDSTVNAGAAYWVKDIYQAYINPKATEKTLMLHSRLASVGIVVLGLGFMLIIKNINEIWGWITSSLGAGMLIPTLARWYWWRMNGYGFAVGTIAGMVAAIIQKTFIPGVPEYVSFTIATLASLVGLIVGTYSGPPAKEEVLFEFYKRTRPFGFWGPVRKKLGPEVLAQIDKENRRDILSTFFAVPWQIVLFLTGMTLIVRRWDEFWILSFVLMGLSIALYFSWFRHLSTEVKVD, from the coding sequence ATGGCCTTAATTGATTATTTGATTGTCGTTGTGTATTTAACGAGTATGGTATTTGTGGGGCTTTACTTTAGTAAAAAGGCCTCGCAAGGGATTAACTCTTACTTTTTGGGAGAACGCGGCATGCCGTGGTGGGCGCTTGGCGCTTCGGGCATGGCTTCTAACCTGGATATTTCCGGTACAATGATTAATACCGCCTTTGTGTTTGCTCTTGGATTAAGCGGCTTTTTTATCGAAATCCGTGGCGGAGTAACTCTGATCATGGCCTTTTTAATGATCTTTCAGGGAAAATGGAACCGGCGGGCGCTGGTGATGACCCTGGCCGAGTGGATGAGTTTTCGCTTTGGTAAAGATCGGCAGGGCGATGTGGCGCGTCTGGTCGCTGCTGTCTCCGTGATCATAGTTACTATTGCCATGATAACCTACTTTGCTATTGGCGCAGGAAAGTTTGTGGGCGAATTTCTGGGCATTCCCTCGTTCTGGGGGCTTTCTTCGGAATTTTGGGCGGCTACTTTGATGATTGTGCTGGCCATGATTTACACGGTGGCCAGCGGACTGTACGGCGTGGTCTGGACGGATGTTTTTCAGGGCGTGCTGATTTTTTTCACCATCATTTATATTTGCGTTTTAGCCTTTACACAGTTTAACCTGCCGGAGGTGTTCAACGTTTCGGTGCCCTTGAAAGACGGCGGATTTTTAACGCTGCCGACTACCAAAGAAGCCTGGACCAGCGTTATTCCGCACTGGAAATTGAATTTACCGCCCGAATCAGCTTATTCTATTTACAACCTGTTTGGAATTGCCATTTTGTTTTACCTGTTAAAAGTGACCCTGGAAGGCAGCGGCGGAACCAGCCAGTACATGATTCAACGCTTTTTTGCCTCCCGCAGCGACCGAGAGGCTGGCCTGCTCTCATTATTCTGGACGTTTTTGCTGGGCTTTCGCTGGCCCTTTATTGCAGCCATTGCCATGATGGGCGTAGTGTTTGGCACACAGCAGGGCGTTATTGCCGATCCGGAAAAAGTTTTGCCCGTGGTGGTAAATCAACTGGTGCCCATCGGCTTAAAAGGATTGATGGTGGCCGGTTTAATGGCGGCGGCCATGTCCACCTTTGATTCAACGGTCAACGCCGGCGCCGCTTACTGGGTGAAGGATATTTACCAGGCCTACATCAACCCAAAGGCAACGGAAAAAACCTTGATGCTGCACAGCCGACTGGCATCCGTGGGCATCGTTGTCCTTGGTCTGGGATTTATGCTGATCATAAAAAACATCAATGAAATATGGGGCTGGATTACATCTAGCCTTGGAGCGGGCATGCTTATTCCCACCCTGGCGCGCTGGTACTGGTGGCGCATGAACGGCTACGGTTTTGCCGTGGGCACGATTGCCGGTATGGTAGCGGCCATCATTCAAAAGACCTTTATCCCCGGCGTGCCGGAATACGTTTCGTTTACGATTGCCACGCTGGCCTCTCTGGTCGGTTTGATTGTGGGCACTTACTCCGGGCCGCCGGCAAAAGAGGAGGTCTTGTTCGAGTTTTACAAGCGCACCCGTCCTTTCGGCTTCTGGGGGCCGGTGCGCAAAAAATTAGGCCCGGAAGTACTGGCTCAAATCGATAAAGAAAATCGCAGAGACATTCTTTCGACCTTTTTCGCCGTTCCCTGGCAGATTGTACTTTTTCTGACAGGCATGACGCTGATTGTTAGGCGCTGGGATGAATTCTGGATTCTTTCTTTTGTTTTAATGGGCTTATCTATTGCGCTCTATTTTAGCTGGTTTCGCCATTTATCCACAGAAGTTAAAGTCGATTAA
- a CDS encoding TonB-dependent receptor, which produces MNNRMLTILSAIFFMAANIFAGTTGKIAGRVVDKSTGEPLPGANVYLEGTSFGSTTDLDGHYVILNVPPGNYTIVAQYIGYQEIKMTGIKVSIDLTTRIDFELPETTLETTEEIVVVGERKLIQKDITSSQASVSSEEIDVLPVTEMTDVLQLQAGITRDAGGGFHIRGGRSNEISYWVNGVSVTDAFDNSMGIEVDNNSIQELQVISGTFNAEYGNAMSGIINLVTKEGGRNYAGNIKIYAGDNLSNFTDYFYYIDHFDPLAEYNLQSSLSGPIPYTGKKLTFFANLRYNKNDGYLYGQRRYNPDGSWASADTLLPVSAKDDPEARYVEKNGKIYKVVPPMSGEPVPMNWSKKYNAQAKITYYALPTLKFNAEILYSSRNFQDYDHSYKWEPDGNVKKYSDSYNTWLSMTHTINPKTFYTVYGSFFQNEFQEYLYKNPYDPRYVYSDTLQPIAYAFRTAGTNNHRFDRMTRTYGLKMDFTSQVTNRHLIKFGLEGKWHVLNFDDYWLQAARDASGQIISPYQPMVPADTSHIRTKYTRRPREFAAYIQDKIEYEDMIINVGLRFDYFNSKGKVLVDPKDPNIYFPLREGLDKLPLSEREKYFYKDAKPKMQISPRLGIAYPISADGVIHFSYGHFLQIPSFVYLFNNGYYRVGETGQFYGPYGNPDLDAQRTVMYEIGLQQGLFGDFKIDVTGFYRDVRNWISTSPLYITYNRVTYSLYINKDYANVKGITLNLKKRYSNHYSFDISYTFQVAEGSNSTPEEEFNAARSNLEPTLILLPLDWDQRHLINGSFYVGGDTWGGSLIARFGTGLPYTPQITQYTSDRGIRWGLQKNSRRRPNQFSLDLRLHKNLVINGFKFTTFVNITNLLDNKIPINVFADTGKPDYTTVNVPDDPVKRPNTVEEYRKYPWHYAEPRRVQFGIDFNF; this is translated from the coding sequence ATGAATAACAGAATGCTAACGATTCTAAGCGCAATATTTTTCATGGCCGCAAATATCTTTGCAGGCACGACCGGAAAAATTGCCGGAAGGGTAGTCGACAAAAGTACGGGCGAACCCTTACCCGGCGCCAATGTGTATTTAGAAGGAACGTCTTTTGGATCAACCACCGATCTTGACGGTCATTACGTGATATTAAATGTACCGCCGGGTAATTACACTATTGTGGCGCAATACATTGGGTATCAGGAAATTAAAATGACCGGCATAAAAGTTTCCATCGACCTTACTACGAGAATTGATTTCGAACTGCCCGAAACTACGCTGGAAACGACCGAAGAAATAGTGGTGGTGGGCGAACGGAAGCTCATTCAAAAAGATATCACCTCCAGTCAGGCCAGCGTTTCATCGGAGGAGATTGATGTTTTGCCGGTTACGGAGATGACCGATGTGCTGCAGTTGCAGGCAGGTATCACGCGTGATGCGGGCGGCGGTTTTCACATTCGCGGCGGCCGTTCCAACGAAATCTCTTATTGGGTAAACGGCGTTTCGGTAACCGATGCCTTCGATAACAGCATGGGCATAGAGGTGGATAATAATAGTATTCAGGAACTGCAGGTCATTAGCGGAACATTTAACGCCGAGTATGGCAACGCCATGTCCGGAATTATTAACCTGGTTACTAAAGAAGGCGGCCGTAATTACGCTGGTAATATTAAAATTTACGCCGGCGACAATTTGAGCAATTTTACGGATTATTTTTATTACATCGACCATTTCGATCCGCTGGCAGAATACAATCTTCAATCCAGTTTAAGCGGACCGATTCCTTACACCGGTAAAAAATTAACCTTTTTTGCCAACCTGCGTTACAATAAAAATGACGGATACCTTTACGGACAGCGGCGCTACAATCCGGACGGCAGCTGGGCCAGCGCCGACACTCTTTTGCCGGTAAGCGCCAAAGACGATCCGGAAGCGCGCTATGTGGAAAAGAACGGTAAAATTTACAAGGTGGTGCCGCCCATGAGCGGCGAACCGGTGCCCATGAATTGGAGCAAAAAATACAACGCTCAGGCCAAAATCACTTACTATGCTCTGCCCACTTTAAAATTCAACGCCGAAATTCTGTATTCCAGCCGCAATTTCCAGGATTACGATCACAGCTACAAGTGGGAACCGGACGGAAACGTTAAAAAGTATTCCGACAGTTACAACACCTGGCTTTCCATGACGCACACCATCAATCCAAAAACATTTTACACCGTTTATGGCTCCTTTTTTCAAAATGAATTTCAGGAGTATTTGTACAAAAATCCTTACGATCCGCGCTATGTTTACAGCGACACACTGCAACCCATCGCCTACGCCTTTCGCACGGCCGGCACCAACAACCATCGCTTTGATCGCATGACCAGGACGTACGGTTTAAAAATGGATTTTACCAGTCAGGTGACCAATCGGCATTTGATTAAGTTCGGATTGGAAGGTAAATGGCACGTTTTAAACTTTGACGATTACTGGCTGCAGGCGGCGCGCGATGCCAGCGGGCAGATCATTTCGCCTTACCAGCCCATGGTTCCTGCTGATACCAGTCATATTCGCACCAAGTACACGCGCAGGCCAAGAGAATTCGCAGCCTACATTCAGGATAAAATCGAATACGAAGACATGATCATCAATGTAGGCCTGCGCTTCGATTACTTTAATTCCAAGGGCAAGGTACTGGTAGACCCCAAAGACCCCAATATTTACTTTCCGCTGCGAGAAGGTCTGGACAAATTGCCTTTATCGGAACGGGAAAAATATTTTTACAAAGACGCAAAGCCTAAAATGCAAATTAGTCCGCGCCTGGGTATTGCCTACCCCATCAGCGCAGACGGCGTTATCCATTTTTCTTACGGGCATTTTTTGCAAATCCCATCCTTTGTCTATCTTTTTAACAACGGTTATTATCGCGTGGGCGAAACCGGTCAGTTTTACGGGCCTTACGGCAATCCGGATCTGGACGCCCAGCGAACGGTGATGTACGAAATCGGTTTGCAGCAGGGACTGTTCGGAGATTTTAAGATCGATGTTACTGGTTTTTACCGCGACGTCCGTAACTGGATTTCGACCAGCCCGCTTTACATTACTTACAACCGTGTAACCTATTCGCTTTACATCAATAAAGATTATGCCAACGTTAAAGGCATAACCTTAAATTTAAAAAAGCGTTACAGCAATCATTACTCCTTTGACATCAGCTACACTTTTCAGGTTGCGGAAGGAAGTAATTCCACGCCGGAAGAAGAATTTAACGCCGCGCGTTCTAACCTGGAACCCACGCTTATTCTTCTGCCGCTGGACTGGGATCAACGCCATCTGATCAATGGTTCCTTTTATGTGGGCGGCGACACCTGGGGCGGCAGTTTAATTGCCCGCTTTGGAACAGGTCTGCCCTACACGCCGCAGATTACGCAGTACACATCCGATCGCGGCATTCGTTGGGGGTTGCAAAAAAATAGCAGGCGGCGCCCCAATCAGTTTAGCCTGGACTTACGTTTGCACAAAAATCTGGTTATCAATGGATTTAAGTTCACCACCTTTGTGAACATCACGAATTTGCTGGACAACAAAATTCCGATCAACGTCTTTGCCGACACCGGCAAGCCGGACTACACCACGGTAAACGTACCGGACGATCCCGTTAAAAGACCGAATACCGTGGAAGAATATCGAAAATATCCGTGGCACTATGCCGAGCCGCGCAGAGTTCAATTTGGCATTGATTTCAATTTTTAA
- a CDS encoding carbohydrate-binding module family 20 domain-containing protein has product MKKFGLLMLALVFMAFASAQAVNVTFNLSMKVKVQMGEFDPMTQHVRITGNLVDPNWSPADAPILDLVDSVNYIYSTTLDIAQGNYEYKYLIGDAWGNDELQGQPNRTLTVGDTDMNLDLVYYNDMMAVPFDPAPAGMVNVMLSVNMTRWIQKGAFDPDNEVVRVTGTITDPQWDPANAPILQDPDGNFVYTTTLQVAPGDYEYKFLIGDAWGRDELQGQPNRAITVVADTAVFPVYFDNEPYVENPPVSTDSVMLTLNVNMRVQVLEGNFDPTNDFVVAAGSFQGWNPAASAPMDDSDGDSIYTGTYKVPSNARYEYKFVINASNWESTPNRAVVVDTTDKEVPPVYFNDDSVVTIKKNGNVKFSVNTDVLIEVGLFDPSVDSVHVRGSFNGWNSDDPARSHMNQNLSNPLNWFLNVPFESFGVGDPLYYKFWIKKADNVINGVAWNDTWERPTHTGGGNRTAYFEGTDNQEIEADYYDHIQPDWVVPEGTGLKVTFNVDMSPAADPNLQPIPFTAGQDTVWWICEQPAFCVTQGWEDTDEMKVLPLTDPDGDMIYSGTLEVQEPAWNGFVYRYAFISESDGRTWQFEPAGFANFAYRARFVGQDAERSFPFKEWNMPVDTWTNAELKTDDQETDPYTSLTAIGDTPQTPREFTLNQNYPNPFNPTTTISFTLPEASRVTLSVYNVLGQKVRTLIDNQLATAGTHAKQWDGRDEAGHKVASGIYFYKLEAGDFSSIKKMVLMK; this is encoded by the coding sequence ATGAAGAAATTCGGCTTACTAATGTTAGCGCTTGTGTTCATGGCTTTTGCCAGCGCACAGGCAGTCAATGTTACCTTCAATTTAAGCATGAAGGTAAAAGTGCAGATGGGCGAATTTGATCCCATGACGCAGCACGTAAGGATTACCGGTAATCTGGTGGATCCGAACTGGAGCCCGGCTGACGCGCCGATTCTGGATCTGGTTGATTCTGTAAATTACATCTACAGTACAACGCTGGATATCGCGCAGGGAAACTATGAATACAAATATCTGATTGGCGACGCCTGGGGCAACGACGAGCTGCAGGGACAACCAAACCGTACTTTGACGGTTGGCGATACGGACATGAACCTGGACCTGGTTTACTACAACGATATGATGGCCGTGCCGTTTGATCCCGCGCCGGCAGGTATGGTTAACGTGATGCTCAGCGTTAACATGACGCGCTGGATTCAAAAAGGCGCTTTTGATCCGGATAATGAGGTGGTGCGCGTAACCGGCACTATTACTGACCCTCAGTGGGACCCGGCCAATGCACCGATTTTACAGGACCCAGATGGTAACTTTGTTTACACCACCACGCTGCAGGTTGCGCCTGGTGATTATGAATATAAGTTCTTGATTGGCGATGCCTGGGGCCGCGATGAATTACAGGGTCAGCCCAATCGCGCTATCACTGTTGTAGCCGATACCGCTGTTTTCCCCGTGTATTTCGACAACGAACCGTATGTGGAAAATCCGCCGGTAAGCACCGATTCTGTAATGCTGACCTTGAACGTGAACATGCGCGTTCAGGTGCTGGAAGGCAATTTTGATCCGACCAATGATTTTGTTGTAGCAGCCGGTTCCTTCCAGGGCTGGAATCCTGCAGCTTCTGCTCCGATGGATGATTCTGACGGCGACAGCATTTACACTGGAACCTACAAAGTGCCTTCTAATGCGCGCTACGAATACAAGTTTGTCATTAATGCCAGCAACTGGGAATCCACTCCCAACCGCGCCGTTGTGGTGGACACGACGGATAAAGAAGTGCCTCCGGTTTATTTCAATGATGATAGTGTTGTAACGATTAAGAAAAATGGTAATGTTAAGTTTTCCGTCAATACCGATGTGCTGATCGAAGTTGGCCTTTTTGATCCTTCGGTTGACTCGGTACATGTTCGTGGCAGCTTCAATGGTTGGAATTCCGACGATCCTGCCCGTTCGCACATGAATCAGAACCTGAGCAATCCGTTGAACTGGTTCTTAAATGTTCCGTTTGAGTCGTTTGGCGTTGGCGATCCGCTCTATTACAAATTCTGGATTAAAAAAGCGGATAACGTTATCAACGGCGTGGCCTGGAACGATACCTGGGAACGTCCGACGCACACAGGCGGCGGCAATCGCACCGCTTATTTTGAGGGAACCGACAATCAGGAAATTGAAGCCGATTATTACGATCACATTCAGCCCGATTGGGTTGTACCGGAAGGAACGGGCCTGAAGGTAACCTTTAACGTGGATATGAGCCCGGCGGCCGATCCCAACTTGCAGCCGATTCCTTTTACCGCTGGTCAGGACACCGTATGGTGGATCTGTGAACAGCCCGCTTTTTGCGTAACCCAGGGCTGGGAAGACACCGATGAAATGAAAGTATTGCCTTTGACCGACCCCGATGGCGACATGATTTATTCCGGAACTCTGGAAGTTCAAGAGCCTGCCTGGAACGGCTTTGTGTATCGTTATGCCTTTATTTCCGAAAGCGACGGCAGAACCTGGCAGTTTGAGCCGGCCGGTTTCGCCAACTTTGCCTATCGCGCGCGCTTTGTTGGTCAGGATGCTGAGCGCAGCTTTCCGTTCAAAGAGTGGAATATGCCGGTGGATACCTGGACCAACGCGGAATTGAAGACCGATGATCAGGAAACCGATCCTTACACTTCGCTTACTGCCATTGGCGACACGCCGCAAACGCCAAGAGAATTTACCCTGAACCAGAACTATCCGAATCCCTTCAACCCGACCACGACCATTAGCTTTACCTTACCGGAAGCTTCTCGTGTGACGTTGTCGGTTTACAATGTGCTGGGACAAAAAGTCCGCACGTTGATTGACAACCAGCTGGCCACTGCCGGTACGCACGCCAAACAGTGGGATGGTCGCGATGAAGCAGGCCACAAAGTGGCGTCCGGAATCTACTTCTACAAACTGGAAGCGGGCGACTTCTCTTCTATTAAAAAGATGGTTTTAATGAAATAA